A single region of the Acanthopagrus latus isolate v.2019 chromosome 11, fAcaLat1.1, whole genome shotgun sequence genome encodes:
- the LOC119029168 gene encoding interferon-induced protein with tetratricopeptide repeats 5-like, translated as MMSQTSLESKLKALQCHFTWDLDPSRSRLFRLRYQLEDIGTEEGNSWLGHIYNLRGYVQYKLGFSKDAQSLFNKAAEAFCQTRRADADEGPWLVVNYGNLAWLHHHLGEQAESQAYLSKVDALMNKYPSPSQDELHPEIYAEKAWTLMKFGKDKKQLAADYFQRAIRMQPDMVEWKTSHILVLRSILTSVYTGLDADMLEKMRIAKEKDPENLYLAVHYLEQNAKTMKRERVEDEAGELAQKILKNPVSSYNGLKPLLWVYFEYVSVDEAIDLAEEALRRHPDVRYLKSCVALCYKWIITSRGSFPNQSMIDRAISLHEELISLYPQSSLVKKIDLASIYAKSNHSQAKAEQIYQELLESDLDPADKQMVYNRFAHYLNIVRRDRQGSIQYHKKAAEIPYKSHFRENSIRVLGKIKDAYRKRAEGLEEFLQNRQEP; from the exons ATGATGAG TCAAACATCACTGGAGTCCAAACTGAAGGCCCTGCAGTGCCACTTCACCTGGGATCTGGACCCCAGCAGGTCCAGACTCTTCCGTCTCAGGTACCAGCTGGAGGACATCGGCACCGAGGAGGGAAACAGCTGGCTGGGTCACATTTACAACCTGCGGGGGTACGTTCAATACAAGCTGGGGTTCAGCAAAGATGCCCAGAGTTTGTTCAACAAGGCTGCAGAGGCCTTCTGCCAGACAAGAAGAGCAGACGCAGACGAGGGTCCCTGGTTAGTGGTGAACTACGGGAACCTGGCTTGGCTGCACCACCACCTGGGAGAACAAGCAGAGAGTCAGGCTTACCTGTCAAAGGTCGACGCCCTGATGAATAAATACCCATCTCCATCCCAGGACGAGCTCCATCCAGAGATCTACGCTGAGAAAGCCTGGACCCTGATGAAGTTCGGCAAAGACAAGAAGCAGCTGGCTGCAGATTACTTCCAGAGAGCCATCAGGATGCAGCCGGACATGGTGGAGTGGAAAACCAGCCACATCTTAGTGTTGCGTAGTATCTTAACGTCAGTGTACACAGGACTGGATGCTGACATGTTGGAGAAAATGAGAATTGCAAAGGAAAAAGATCCAGAGAACTTGTACCTCGCTGTTCACTACCTTGAGCAGAACGCTAAAAcgatgaagagagaaagagttgaAGATGAAGCTGGAGAGTTAGCTCAGAAGATTCTGAAGAATCCAGTCAGCAGCTACAACGGTTTGAAACCGTTGCTGTGGgtttattttgaatatgtttctgttgatgAGGCCATTGATCTGGCAGAGGAGGCTCTGAGACGTCACCCAGATGTGCGTTATCTGAAGAGCTGTGTTGCTCTCTGCTACAAATGGATCATTACTTCCAGAGGCAGTTTCCCAAATCAAAGCATGATAGACAGAGCGATCAGCCTCCATGAGGAACTGATTTCTCTTTACCCTCAGTCTTCTCTGGTGAAGAAAATAGACCTCGCAAGCATATACGCAAAGTCAAATCACAGCCAGGCTAAAGCTGAGCAGATTTACCAGGAGCTGTTAGAGAGTGATCTGGATCCTGCAGATAAACAGATGGTTTACAACAGGTTCGCACACTATTTAAATATTGTTCGAAGGGATCGTCAAGGGTCAATACAGTATCACAAGAAGGCAGCAGAGATACCGTACAAATCACACTTTCGTGAGAACAGCATCAGAGTTCTGGGAAAGATTAAAGATGCATATAGGAAACGGGCGGAAGGCTTAGAGGAGTTTCTGCAGAACCGGCAGGAGCCGTAA